CCTACCTAGACGATCTGTCGCTGTGGAATGCGAGCGAGGTGTGCAAGCAGTGGAAGCGAATACTGGAAGTACACATTCCCCAGCAGATGTGGAAGAAGTACACCAAGGAACGGTGGCCACTATTTCAGCAGATATCAACCATTCCCAACTGGCTGCATGTAAGTGTGGGGAGCTTATTGTAACATGCATTGAGGTTAATAGaaaatctttctttttctcacccAAGATGTATGGCGCACTGATGAACTCGTGCTTCTGCCGCACGTGTTTGATACAGATGGCCCACAAGGCACCGATGCGCGGACGGGTCAATCACATTCGCGCGAACCGGCTTCGCAACGACATTCGTTCGCTGGATCTTGACGCGACGGAAGGTATCGATGCGGTCGCACTGGACAATCAGCTGTTTCACTGGCAAGCATCGATACTCGGACCGGCCGGCAGCCCGTACGAGGGTGGCAAGTTTTTCCTGTACATCGTCATACCCTGCTCGTACCCGATGTTACCGCCGCAGGTGCGGTTTCTCACGAAAATTGTGCACCCGAACGTGTCCCGCCACGGCGATGTTGGTATCGATATCATACAGCACAATTGGTCGCTGGCACTGACTATCTCCAAGTTGCTCCTGTCCGTGCAGAGTCTACTGACGGACCCGTTTACACAGGTAAGTCAAGGCAGTTTGATagaatgaattgaattgaatatcTTTCATCCTTTTTCCACGACTAGATTTGTATGGAACCAGAATTAGGCCGTATGTATGAGAACGACAGACCAAAATTTGAAGCGCTTGCACGTCGTTGGACGTGGAAGTATGCCATGTACGAAGTGTTACCACCGGTTGAGGGTCTGATATAGACACGAAGACGAGCACGAACGCGAGCAGGCGAGATGATAACTAAGAACTAGTTCCATATTACATCCATTATTACATGGGACATAGATTGTAGTGTTCCCTACTGCAGCGGGAATTGCGTTCTTACTCTATCGACTACCACACTATGTATCCCTACACCGTTGTACATTTGTATACCCCAGCTAAATGTAGGGTGTTGTTTTAAGTAGTATTTACGTAGCGTGTGCTTTACTGTAATTTCCTATTAGTGTTGCTTTCGATGTGATCATTATTCAGAAGAAACCTTTtctgaacaaaacaaaaaacaaaaagaagactTGTGAACTTGTAGAGTTAATCGTGTGTGTCATGGAATACGTCCACGCGGGAATGCATCATATTGCGTTCGTAAGTTTACGTTCTACGATGTCGTTCAGTAAACGTCCAGTGAATGTCTCCTTGTAGGATTTTTACACTGCTCAAATCAATCGCTAGCCCTTATGGCAACATTTTCCCCAAGAATTCATTTAAACTCCATGACAGAAGGTGTTGCTGTGGGTccaaggttttgttttacatttgtatAATCGAACGATAAGAAGGACTTATGAATGAATTTactaaaaagaaagcaaagccCTATTAGCACAAAGATAGTGGTAGCGATTGTGGAGGTAAATAAGTAGCGAGATATTCCTAAGCTTCTGTAagaacttgtaaaaaaaaagaaatatcaaaATGTACTCGCAGAACGCGCAATGGACAGTTCCTCGTTCGTGTAAGAAAGGGGCAAAAAGGAtgcaagaaattaaattattttcgaGGAACGCGAATCAGCTTTTTTTAGCTGTACTTTGACGTAAAATACATACCGGCCAAAAAAACGGGAGAATTTAGACGGAAAACGGCTCGAGGCACGGCTatcaaaacagcaacaaacacagACGGAACATAATTGGATAATTTTGACGttttaaacattcattcatacCCGCAGTATGATTCCAACAGAAATGCCGTGCTTGTGGGCGCAGTTTTgataataaatacaatttaaGATGGTTTTCTCCCTATCACCCCACACAAACTGCATATCTCGGTACatcaatgattttgttttatttgttctaatatattttttgGACAATATCTAACAGATTTGCAGTTCGACGTTTAGCTACCTCTTCTACCAGCTCTATCTCTCTCGAGGAATGCGGTTTTTGAATAGCAAATTTGATTCGATTCCATCCCAACCTTACGAGCCTCCTCCCTAACTCGAATGACGCTTTTCAAGCGGCTACTTGCCTTTCGGGATTCGATCACTAGCCACATCATTCATTTGTTCGATAGGATTATTAGACACATTCTGGTGGAGGATCGAAAAGGACGTGGTGTGTGGAGTGCTTTGGAGAAGAAGAGCAAAAAGGGGAATAAGATTTTTGTACACCTATCTGTATCGGTAGCGGAAAGAGTTTATAATCTAGagagttttggttttggctTCCATTGATCATCCCGAAACCCCGAATGAAaggtttgatttaaaaaaacaaaccccccccccccccaactcTAAACAATCGTTTCAGCGGAACCGAACACGGTAAAGATGAGCCACCCGAACGTATTGATGGCAGCTGCCGTACTGAACACTGCCGACCACGATTGCGTCAGTTCGAGTATGTGCCCGGCAAGATAAACACCGAGAAAGCCCGGTATTGCACCGACCGTATTCATCAGCCCGAACACGCTGCCCGAATGGCTCGGTGCAAGGTCCTGTGGGTTCACCGTCACCGCATTATTATGCAACCCAGAAAGACCTACAAAAGAGGTGGAGCAAAAACATGCAGTAAATGGCGATGGTGTTTTGATAaagatggaatggaaaagtaCGATTTACTTACCGATGATAATTGACATGCAGGTAAGTGCCATATTAAAGTCCTGCGTTCGGCACATAACAAAGAGGGCACAGTTTTGCCCCAGAAAACATAAGCTCTGGACTAGCTTACGGATGCGCGTCAGTGACCACTGTTTCGCGAGTAGATGCTCGGTAAGTAACTTTCCCATGAATGTCACCGGTGGAAGAGCTAGCCAAGGGATCATGTTTACTACCCAACcctgaaaaagaaacatattaGATCATTCGATAGGAATTGATgctccccctcccccaatGTACGTACCTTAGCTTGTGGGAAATTCTCGTGAAAATACGTTGGTAACCACGAGAGCAGCACGAAAAAGCAGTTCATTTCACAAGCGTGTGCCAAGACACAGGCCCAAAAGCTACTTCGTTCGAACAACCGTAACCACGGTACGGTTTCGGGCGTACCAAGCTTCGTGTACATCCGGCTCGGCATGGAAATGTTAATGATCCTACTCCG
This Anopheles marshallii chromosome 3, idAnoMarsDA_429_01, whole genome shotgun sequence DNA region includes the following protein-coding sequences:
- the LOC128713843 gene encoding solute carrier family 17 member 9, which encodes MMEEKLKYSFLRDLNDGQSIWTRNEKRTWFLTLLTGTCMLYSTRTTMPLLVPAVAAERKWSKTDSGTVLSSFFWGYTLTQVLGGYLSDKFGGQKVILLAAIGWSLITFWMPNIITSSTLFSSYSIPFIVTVRIINGACQGVHFPSMISITSQNLSSCERASFFSILTSGSALGTLLTGIVGSFLLDYFGWPTAFRVIGFLGLSWTLFLRYYTMASDRSRIINISMPSRMYTKLGTPETVPWLRLFERSSFWACVLAHACEMNCFFVLLSWLPTYFHENFPQAKGWVVNMIPWLALPPVTFMGKLLTEHLLAKQWSLTRIRKLVQSLCFLGQNCALFVMCRTQDFNMALTCMSIIIGLSGLHNNAVTVNPQDLAPSHSGSVFGLMNTVGAIPGFLGVYLAGHILELTQSWSAVFSTAAAINTFGWLIFTVFGSAETIV
- the LOC128713765 gene encoding uncharacterized protein LOC128713765, whose translation is MAAGCSKTFTSKYEEELYYDVEYEEFCKTFEFSNSSTCWICNGYYGPNYEEPLCGTCHSFIFPNHPQDEAEGLATEVSDDEDSGNDEPPENGSEAKDRSDGDQDYDHLDRPRPSAPRNVNQYLEMLSQPREADESERQICALPVEVLLSIFSYLDDLSLWNASEVCKQWKRILEVHIPQQMWKKYTKERWPLFQQISTIPNWLHMYGALMNSCFCRTCLIQMAHKAPMRGRVNHIRANRLRNDIRSLDLDATEGIDAVALDNQLFHWQASILGPAGSPYEGGKFFLYIVIPCSYPMLPPQVRFLTKIVHPNVSRHGDVGIDIIQHNWSLALTISKLLLSVQSLLTDPFTQICMEPELGRMYENDRPKFEALARRWTWKYAMYEVLPPVEGLI